In Actinomadura citrea, a single window of DNA contains:
- a CDS encoding ATP-binding cassette domain-containing protein — MTEPRFAVVAEGLRKRYGGTEALAGLDLRVPAGTVHGLLGPNGAGKTTAVRILTTLTRPDGGSARVAGRDVVRDAVEVRRRIGLVGQHAAVDEVLGGRQNLVMFGRLHHLGARHARRRADELLERFRLTDAATRPAGEYSGGMRRRLDLAASMILAPPVLFLDEPTTGLDPRSRGEVWDAIRDLVGGGTTVLLTTQYLEEADRLASGVSVIDHGRVIAEGTPDALKARLGGDRVEVVVDDAGALADVAEVVGRVATGEVDVDAEALRVGAPVSGRAAALTEAVRALDEAGVAVADIGLRRPTLDEVFLHLTEKEEVPRCAKRTGGPSPRGADA; from the coding sequence GTGACGGAACCACGGTTCGCGGTCGTCGCCGAGGGGCTGCGCAAGCGCTACGGCGGCACCGAGGCCCTCGCCGGGCTGGACCTGCGCGTCCCCGCGGGGACCGTGCACGGCCTGCTCGGCCCGAACGGCGCGGGCAAGACCACCGCCGTCCGGATCCTGACCACGCTGACCCGCCCGGACGGCGGCAGCGCCCGCGTCGCCGGGCGCGACGTGGTCCGCGACGCGGTCGAGGTGCGGCGCCGCATCGGGCTCGTCGGGCAGCACGCCGCGGTCGACGAGGTGCTCGGCGGGCGGCAGAACCTCGTCATGTTCGGCCGCCTGCACCACCTCGGGGCCCGGCACGCGCGGCGGCGGGCGGACGAGCTGCTGGAGCGGTTCCGCCTCACCGACGCCGCGACCAGGCCCGCCGGGGAGTACTCCGGGGGCATGCGGAGGCGCCTCGACCTGGCCGCCTCGATGATCCTCGCGCCGCCCGTGCTGTTCCTGGACGAGCCGACCACCGGCCTGGACCCGCGCAGCCGGGGCGAGGTGTGGGACGCGATCCGCGACCTGGTGGGCGGCGGCACGACCGTCCTGCTCACCACCCAGTACCTGGAGGAGGCCGACCGGCTCGCCTCCGGCGTCTCGGTGATCGACCACGGCCGCGTCATCGCCGAGGGCACTCCCGACGCCCTCAAGGCGCGGCTCGGCGGCGACCGCGTCGAGGTCGTCGTGGACGACGCCGGAGCGCTCGCCGACGTCGCCGAGGTCGTCGGCCGGGTCGCGACCGGCGAGGTGGACGTCGACGCCGAGGCCCTGCGGGTCGGGGCGCCGGTGTCGGGGCGGGCGGCCGCGCTGACCGAGGCCGTCCGGGCCCTGGACGAGGCGGGCGTCGCCGTCGCCGACATCGGCCTTCGCCGCCCCACGCTGGACGAGGTGTTCCTGCACCTCACGGAGAAGGAGGAAGTGCCTCGATGTGCGAAGCGAACTGGGGGGCCGTCCCCCCGCGGGGCGGACGCGTGA
- a CDS encoding PPOX class F420-dependent oxidoreductase encodes MADDTALVKLLAGRDIGVLATLKRDGRPQLSTINYHFDEGRRLVRISITSDRAKARNLARDPRASLHVGSPDGWSWAVAEGTAELSAVAADPGDAAVEELVAVYRDISGEHPDWDEYRRVMVEDGRLVVRLHVEHLYGQAR; translated from the coding sequence ATGGCGGACGACACGGCGCTGGTGAAACTCCTGGCGGGGCGCGACATCGGGGTGCTGGCCACCCTCAAGCGCGACGGGCGGCCCCAGTTGTCCACGATCAACTACCACTTCGACGAGGGGCGCCGGCTCGTCCGGATCTCGATCACCAGTGACCGGGCCAAGGCCCGCAACCTGGCCCGCGACCCGCGCGCGAGCCTGCACGTCGGCTCGCCGGACGGCTGGTCGTGGGCGGTCGCCGAGGGGACCGCCGAGCTCTCGGCGGTCGCCGCCGATCCGGGCGACGCCGCCGTCGAGGAGCTCGTCGCGGTCTACCGCGACATCAGCGGCGAGCACCCCGACTGGGACGAGTACCGCCGCGTCATGGTCGAGGACGGGCGCCTCGTCGTCCGCCTGCACGTCGAGCACCTCTACGGACAGGCGCGCTGA
- a CDS encoding sigma-70 family RNA polymerase sigma factor: protein MNELYRVYGRPLLSFVLRLTGGDRHWAEDVVQETMIRAWRSAHQLDENATSLLPWLATVARRIVIDDQRRKNARPQEAGEGPLENMRVPDGLEDLLRSVVVSEALLALSPAHREVLNETFFRDRSVNEAAKHLGIPVGTVKSRVYYALRALRVALEERGVTP from the coding sequence GTGAACGAGCTGTACCGCGTGTACGGCCGCCCGCTGCTGTCGTTCGTCCTGCGCCTGACCGGCGGCGACCGGCACTGGGCCGAGGACGTCGTCCAGGAGACGATGATCCGCGCCTGGCGCAGCGCGCACCAGCTCGACGAGAACGCGACCTCGCTGCTGCCCTGGCTGGCGACCGTCGCCCGCCGGATCGTCATCGACGACCAGCGCCGCAAGAACGCACGGCCGCAGGAGGCGGGCGAGGGCCCGCTGGAGAACATGCGCGTGCCCGACGGGTTGGAGGATCTGCTGCGCTCCGTCGTCGTGTCCGAAGCCCTCCTCGCCCTGTCTCCGGCCCACCGCGAGGTCCTCAACGAGACCTTCTTCCGGGACCGCTCGGTGAACGAGGCCGCCAAGCATCTCGGCATCCCCGTGGGCACCGTGAAGTCCCGGGTCTACTACGCGCTCCGGGCACTCCGCGTCGCCCTGGAGGAGAGGGGCGTGACGCCATGA
- a CDS encoding TetR/AcrR family transcriptional regulator, which yields MTEYSGAGDPKRTLELLWDVRERPRRGPKPRLTAEEIVRAAIRLADAEGLDGLSIRRIAEELGVSPMSIYTYVPGKAELIDVMVDRAFGELTPPGHDSWRARLEHIARDDWALFHRHPWLLQITMARPPLGPNTCARFEFELRAVDGLGLSDLEMDSVVALVTGFAESAARVSVNAAEAERRSGMTDEQWWEASAPLLEKLVTEDDYPLGTRVGAAVGYEYSAAIAPGRAFEFGLARVLDGIDMLISSR from the coding sequence GTGACCGAGTACAGCGGGGCGGGCGACCCCAAGCGCACCCTGGAGCTGCTGTGGGACGTCCGGGAGCGCCCCCGGCGCGGGCCCAAGCCGCGTCTGACCGCGGAGGAGATCGTCCGGGCGGCGATCCGGCTGGCCGACGCCGAGGGCCTGGACGGGCTGTCGATCCGGCGCATCGCCGAGGAGCTGGGCGTCTCCCCCATGTCGATCTACACCTACGTGCCGGGCAAGGCGGAGCTGATCGACGTCATGGTCGACCGGGCGTTCGGCGAGCTGACGCCGCCCGGGCACGACTCCTGGCGGGCCCGCCTGGAGCACATCGCCCGCGACGACTGGGCGCTATTCCACCGGCACCCGTGGCTGCTGCAGATCACCATGGCGCGGCCGCCGCTCGGCCCGAACACGTGCGCCAGATTCGAGTTCGAACTGCGCGCCGTGGACGGCCTCGGCCTCAGCGACCTGGAGATGGACTCCGTCGTCGCGCTCGTGACCGGCTTCGCCGAGAGCGCCGCCCGCGTGTCGGTCAACGCCGCCGAGGCCGAGCGCCGCAGCGGGATGACCGACGAGCAGTGGTGGGAGGCGAGCGCCCCCCTCCTGGAAAAGCTGGTGACCGAGGACGACTACCCGCTCGGGACCCGCGTCGGCGCCGCGGTCGGGTACGAGTACAGCGCCGCCATCGCGCCCGGACGCGCCTTCGAGTTCGGCCTCGCGCGCGTCCTGGACGGCATCGACATGCTGATCAGCTCCCGCTAG
- a CDS encoding ABC transporter permease produces MCEANWGAVPPRGGRVSVQAARWAVADGWVLTSRALAHWARKPGEVAVGLLFPVMVVLMMGYLFGGQMDVPGGGGGYRAFIVPGMFALTMTFGVETTFAAIASDASKGVTDRFRSMPMASSAVVVGRATADMLHSVVALAVMAACGVLIGWRIHDGAGKALAGLGLLLLLRFSLVWLGVYLGLVAKGPESVAAVQVLVWPIGFLSSALVAPSTMPGWLGAIAEWNPMSATVTACRELFGEPAAGGSWAAQHSLLMAVVWPLAIAAVFLPLSVRRYRALGR; encoded by the coding sequence ATGTGCGAAGCGAACTGGGGGGCCGTCCCCCCGCGGGGCGGACGCGTGAGCGTTCAGGCGGCGCGGTGGGCCGTGGCCGACGGGTGGGTCCTGACCTCGCGCGCTCTCGCCCACTGGGCGCGCAAGCCGGGCGAGGTCGCCGTCGGGCTGCTGTTCCCGGTGATGGTCGTGCTGATGATGGGCTACCTGTTCGGCGGCCAGATGGACGTCCCCGGCGGGGGCGGCGGCTACCGGGCGTTCATCGTCCCCGGCATGTTCGCGCTGACGATGACGTTCGGGGTCGAGACGACGTTCGCCGCGATCGCGAGCGACGCGAGCAAGGGGGTGACCGACCGGTTCCGGTCGATGCCGATGGCCTCGTCCGCCGTCGTCGTGGGCCGGGCCACGGCCGACATGCTCCACTCGGTCGTCGCGCTGGCCGTGATGGCGGCCTGCGGGGTGCTGATCGGCTGGCGCATCCACGACGGCGCGGGCAAGGCCCTCGCCGGGCTCGGGCTGCTCCTGCTGCTGCGGTTCTCGCTGGTCTGGCTCGGCGTCTACCTCGGCCTGGTCGCCAAGGGACCGGAGTCGGTCGCGGCCGTCCAGGTCCTGGTCTGGCCCATCGGGTTCCTTTCCAGCGCCCTGGTGGCGCCGAGCACGATGCCGGGCTGGCTGGGCGCGATCGCCGAATGGAACCCCATGTCGGCGACCGTGACGGCGTGCCGGGAGCTGTTCGGCGAGCCGGCCGCCGGCGGGTCGTGGGCGGCGCAGCACAGCCTGCTGATGGCGGTGGTGTGGCCGCTGGCGATCGCGGCGGTGTTCCTCCCGCTGTCGGTCCGCCGCTACCGCGCCCTCGGCCGCTAG
- a CDS encoding zf-HC2 domain-containing protein, whose protein sequence is MRAPDMPHVDVGAYSLGLLEEPDRRAFEAHLASCFSCHEELGALSGLAQTLDGIGPISDPVEAMPAPPDPAAVTDLIRHRIRRERRNRTARALAAAAAGVVLLGGALGTGYTLGVDRGPAASAPDGGTAQLLRDGRAMSAADAGTGVTGTVAMQQKAWGSRIALRLSKVDGPLACELVAVDKRGKAHTVVGWSVPDKGYGLPGSPQPQLALQGGTALRPQEISRFEVRTIGEGRTLLTVPA, encoded by the coding sequence ATGAGAGCGCCGGACATGCCGCACGTCGACGTCGGCGCCTACTCCCTCGGCCTGCTGGAGGAGCCCGACCGCCGCGCCTTCGAGGCGCACCTGGCGTCGTGCTTCTCCTGCCACGAGGAGCTCGGCGCGCTGAGCGGGCTCGCCCAGACCCTGGACGGCATCGGCCCGATCTCCGATCCGGTGGAGGCGATGCCCGCGCCGCCCGATCCGGCGGCGGTCACCGACCTGATCCGGCACCGGATCCGCCGGGAGCGGCGGAACCGGACCGCGCGGGCGCTGGCCGCGGCCGCCGCGGGGGTCGTGCTGCTCGGCGGGGCGCTCGGCACCGGGTACACGCTGGGGGTCGACCGCGGCCCCGCCGCCTCCGCGCCGGACGGCGGGACCGCCCAGCTGCTGCGGGACGGCCGGGCGATGTCGGCGGCCGACGCCGGCACCGGCGTCACCGGGACGGTCGCGATGCAGCAGAAGGCGTGGGGCAGCCGGATCGCGCTGCGGCTCAGCAAGGTCGACGGGCCGCTCGCGTGCGAACTGGTCGCCGTGGACAAGCGGGGCAAGGCGCACACCGTCGTCGGCTGGTCCGTCCCCGACAAGGGCTACGGCCTGCCGGGGTCGCCGCAGCCCCAGCTGGCCCTGCAGGGCGGCACGGCGCTGCGGCCGCAGGAGATCAGCCGGTTCGAGGTCCGCACGATCGGCGAGGGCCGCACGCTGCTGACCGTCCCGGCGTAG